ATGTGACAGCTATTAGTAGCCTGGCAGGTGGCCTCAGCCCAACCTCATGTAATTGGAATGTACCATAACAGAACCCTGAGAATATTGACAATAAAACTCAGATACGGGCTTCTCATCGTGACATTGCAAAAAAAGTGCTTTACATGCATCAGTTAATCAATGAAACTGTGTAAACAGATCGCTGCGATGAGGTGAATACAAGAGCGACTGAGCGAGTCTTCTTCCTTTAGGACAGGCAACCCTTTTCGATCCTCCCAGACATTAAGGCCAACTACACCTACAACTGTGATGAAATAAACAATTTCCTTATTTTTCATTATTTACCCTTTGACCTCTGTTTCTGCAAATAAATTAATCTCCCAACGACTTTCTAATGAGGGCAGGGTTTTCCTATTCCTAATTAGTAATTAAACTTGGCAGACGATTTGATGACTCACGGCAGTATGGCTACAGCCACACCTCCAGGGGGCATCCCACTGTCTTCTCCGGCTAgactctgacagagctggtggactGCTGCCTTGGCCATGCCATAGCCCACCAtgcctgaggagagagagagagggatgaagagagggagggtgaaatAGGAGAGATGGTTGGATAGGTGAGTTGTCATTTATACAAAACAGCCAAATCAGATAAGCAGAGAAAAAACACCAATAAATCTCACCATTATAACAAGGGACATGAAATATACACAATAAGTGTTAAAGtaatacacagtaccagtcaaatgattagacaaacctactcattacagggtttttctttatttgtactattttctacattgtagaatagggaagacatcagaactatgaaataacacatatggaatcatgtagcaaccaaaaaaggtTTAAACGAATCACAATacttttgtatttgagattcttcaaagtgccACCCTTTGCTttcttgacagctttgcacactcttggtattctctcaactagcttcatgaggaagtcacctggaatgcatttcaattaacaggtgtgccttgttaaaagttaatttgtggaatttctttccttcttaatgcgtttgagcaaatcagttgtgttgtgacaaggtaggggttgtatacagaagatagccctatttgataaaagaccaagtccatattatgacaagaacagctcaaataagcaaagagaaatgacacgagtatcattactttaagacatgaatgtaaGTCAatccgccacaggaaaggaaaccccagagttacctctgctgcagaggataagttcattagagttacctctgctgcagaggataagttcattagagttatcagcctcataatttgcagcccaaataaatgcttcagagttcaagtaacagacacatctcaacatcaactgttcagaggagactgggtgaatcaggccttcgtggtcaaatgcaaagaaaccactcctaaaggacacaaaaaagaagagacttacttggaccaagaaacacgagcaatggacattagaccggtggaaatctgtcctttttggTTCTAACCGCAGAGTCTTTGTGAGGTTCAGTataagtgaacggatgatctcggcatgtgtggttcccaccgtgaagcatggaggaggaagtgtgatggtgtgggggtgctttgctggtgacacggccagtgatttatttaaaattcaaggcacacttaaccagcatgtctaccacagcattctacagtgaTACGCcagcccatctggtttgcgcttcatggaactatcatttgtttttcaacaggacaatgacccaacaaccgtgtaagggctatttgaccatgaaggagagtgatgtaatgctgcattagatgacctggcctccacaaccacccgacctcaacccaattgagatggtttgggatgaattagaccgcagagtgaaggaaaagcagccaacaagtgctcaggatgtgggaactccttcaagactgttggaaaaacattcctggtgaagctggttgaaagaaaaccaagtgtgcaaagctgtcatgaaggcggctaacttgaagaatctcaaatatatgttgatttgtttaacactttttaggttagtacatgattccatgtgtgttatttcatagttgatgtcttcactattattctacaatgtaaaaacaaatgtcaaaattaagaaaaaccctggaatgagtagatgcgTCCAAACTTTTGGTACTATATGTGATATTACAAACATAGTTTCCTCAGCTGGTGAGCTCAAAATATACTATGATGTAACATACATTCACAACACATTTCCTGTTCATATACTATGGACAATTATTCCAGGTGCTTTTGGATCCCCGACTTTGCCCATTACAGTTGGATTGAGAGATGACTGCTTGTTCCATAAGCATGCTTTTGACTTCCCTTCAATGTGTTTGTAGCATCTGGAAACAATACGCAGCATTTTCCACTTAGAAACACTTCTTTGAAGAATGTAATATTCTCTCCCCACCCTCATAAAACAGTGGAGGCATGCCACAACTACATTTGAAGAATGGACCAATGGGAGAAAGGGGTGGAGAGTTAGCTCTTCCTTAAAATGGTTGTTCGCTCTCCAAGATACTGTACTACTAAAATGAACTGGAACATATTTGAAATTAAATGGAACACAGTCTTTCGTTGGGGGAGACTGTCGTATTGGATTGCATAGATGTGCTCCAAATTGCGTTAGGATGGTTCATAGGAAGTGTGCTTAGAATCTATTACCCCAAAGAGGATTATTAACAGACATGCGTGCTGAATCACCCAAAGTTAAATCAATGTTGTTATTTGAcagttcaacctctcttttaaatCTAGGGTGAAGGATAAGGGGCATAGGGTGCTCACATGGTTAACGAACCTCAGTCTTTAACCCCAAATCAACCCATAATCTTTTAGTCCACAATGGAATGTTTACAATGTAGCTTACTTTACAATGTAGTTTACATCTGCGTCTGGCTTTGTAAGACTAAGACACCACTGGAACCCAAACTGCCCAAAGGCAGTATATCAATATTGAGAAAAATCTGACTCATGAGTAGCTGGTAAAGTATTAAAGCTAAAATAGAAGTTAAAATATAAGCACAGATAACACTAAACACATGCAATCTTTAAGCACTACTTCTGTCTTCCACTGTCTTGTTTTTTTGTCAATAGTACAGAGCATTTGTATTTTGAATAGGCCTAAGGCAATCAATGTTTGATAAGGCACGGGGGAAATGCTTTACCTACATTATAAAATGAAAAATAGTTTTAAAGACATATTTCTAAAACTCACACACTTCACCAAAAGGCAGCTCTGAGCATTACCTGAGGGGAAATACTGTAGAACCTTTTTTTAATACAAATAAATACCGGCATACAGAGGAGTTAAACGATAGGAACATCCCCAAATAATATTAGACATACCACTGTCAAAATAAACCAACCCCCCTCAGGTAAATCTCTGCAATTTCCTGGCCTTTGTCTAGATTAGCACTAGATGCTACATTGCAATAAGAGAACAGCACAGCACACTCTAACCATGTCCACATGTGAAGAGGCCCAAATTCTGCTGACTCATTCTCCTCCCCAATCTGACAGCCAATGAGAGCGGTAGCTCGGTAGCGACTGCCAATCAGGGATTTCAGGTGCCCTAGTGTTAGgagttgtattgttgtcaggATCATGATATGGGTAACACACCACACAGGGAATGGCATGGGTGCTTGGTCCTATAGGTACCTTCACATGCACACAGGGTCTAAAATATCAGACAGCATTATGTGAAAAAACATAGTACGAACAATTTCTCTCATAATTTATCCGGCGTCGTGAAATATCACTATGTAGATCATATTAAACATGCTACTCATATTTTAGTTCCTACGTCATAGGCTTATTTGTACCCAAGGGTTGCAGGTTTCACAAAGTGCTTGATGACACAAGCTGCTATTTGTTTTGGCTGCTTAAATCGTGACGACAGTAGATGTATGCCAAAGTCCCTCGGACATCAAAGTCGGAGTGAAACGGTGGTCAGAACAGAAGCACAATCTAACAGGGCCGGCATGACAACATTACAAGAGAAAATAGAATGCATAATATAATAAAttacaataccagtcaaatatTTTAGTACGCCAGAAGAATAGAATACCAGTAGAGATATGTGGCAGCTTACCACTAGTGCCACCCAGTGATGCTTTAGCCCCAGCCAGAGTCAGCAGTCCCCCTTGCTTCAGGTGAACAGCAGCCAGGTGGCTAGAGATGGTAGAGGTCCACACACTCTGCTTCCACATCATGTCTGTGTTTTTGTACAAGTCTAAAACATACATACACAAGAGAACATTTTGTTTGAGGAGCAACATGGTAATAATGAAGGACCAAATAGAATAGACTAAATAGAACACTATACAATGGCACGAACAAACATCCCGTTGAGAATTCAGCCTATGGGGAAATTGGTTTTAAACTATTCATATCAGTGTGTGTTCAAAATTAACTGATGATATCTCAGGGAAATGCTGTTGCACTCTGACCTTTTGAGCTGCAATTTCCTCCTGCCCATCCACCTGCCACACACAAGATGGCATCTACTTTCTGGTCCCCTAGCAACTGTGCCACATCTGCTGTCACCTGCAGCAAAGAAGAAAACTTATTAGAAAGGACAAGACTCTACTTTGCtaatataacatttgatttggataTATATTTTATCATTTGGAATGTCACCACTTCCTGTGTTTACAATTTGTTGACATCCAGCTGCCACAACGAAGATATCAATTTAACCTAGCATTTAAAAAAGACACATTCAACATGGCAATGAATAGAATTAGACCCCTATAGGACTATGCAATAGCATAACCATTGAATACAGTTTCCGATCGTGGCATAGAAATTACGGTAATTATCCAGCGTTTGGCAAATGGAAAGTCAATGATCGTTTCCCTTGATACCGGATCATTCACTAAGCCAAAACTGTCAACATCACAGAGGGAGCAGGTGAAAGCGCGTTCCTCCTACCTGCCCCGCTTGCTCGGTAAATGACTCGGATAACTTGACCAGCACGTTCGCGTTTGCCTCCTCATTGGCAACGATATCGATGCTGGCTACCCACTATTGTTGGAAAAGAAAGAAGCAATTGAAAATAGGATGATGGCATCGAATTATCCTGCAAAGTAGGCTATTTATTCAAAATGCAAGTGATGAAATGTTTTCTGAAAGTTCTGGGCTGGCATCGTTCAATGTTAAATGATGACACTTTCATATGGATGTATTTATTTTTCCTTGCCTCTTACCATAGCATCTACTTAACATGTGGTTATTGCAAATAGACACTGTGGCAAGCAACAGAGCACACTATTTCGTATTTGTATTGtacatgtattatttatttaaaaaactttaaaaaaaactatagCACGCTACTCACCCATCCTTTAGATTTGAAGTGCTGAACAATTTTGCTACCTAGTGCGCCTCTTCCTCCGTAAACGAGTACCCGATTGGCAGCCATGCGTTCTTTACTATAAGCTTTAGCAATGATGATTATTTCACAAAACGCGACAGCTACCGCAGacagaaagatatatatatatatatatatatggagagagaacgggcgagagagaaggaaaaaaagaaagaaagagttacACCCACCCACAAGATTTAAAGAGACACACTCAGCACATCAAGAGGCGGATCCTCTAGTTCAATAGTGTTCTAAATTAGTTAAGACTGTTAGAAATGTGCATAGGTTACACCATAATGAAAGTCAGTGGAGGGGTTGACACTAATAAGTGCCTTTAAAATGACACATGATTAACATGATGTAAtgtaatcaataataataatgagtATGGATTAATTAATACCAGGCTCCAACATGCACAAAGAAAGCCACCGCATCGTGACAAACTGTGAAATTGATCATGAGTTTAATCCAGTGGTAAACACACACGATTATGTGTGAATTTATGTATTCAGATAAAAATCAACATACCGTATTTGGATACAGTAGCAGTGAGACACCAACATCTTATGACACCGGCTTGGCCTGTGTGGGAACACGTCCTAGTCATCCTGAGTACAGCGTGTCGGAATCTGTcacagcaacacagctcatcGTAATGTCATCAAAGGATTTTCATGCTCTGGGATATCCCTCACAGTAAATTGCACATCCAAGGAATACACATTTGAATCAACACCAGAAAATGAGGCCGCAGAATTCCAAATGTTTATTC
Above is a genomic segment from Oncorhynchus gorbuscha isolate QuinsamMale2020 ecotype Even-year linkage group LG23, OgorEven_v1.0, whole genome shotgun sequence containing:
- the LOC124010377 gene encoding dihydropteridine reductase-like, coding for MAANRVLVYGGRGALGSKIVQHFKSKGWWVASIDIVANEEANANVLVKLSESFTEQAGQVTADVAQLLGDQKVDAILCVAGGWAGGNCSSKDLYKNTDMMWKQSVWTSTISSHLAAVHLKQGGLLTLAGAKASLGGTSGMVGYGMAKAAVHQLCQSLAGEDSGMPPGGVAVAILPVTLDTPMNRKFMPDADFGSWTPLEYISETFFNWAIGADRPASGSLMQLTTVGGKTQTLPTQ